A window of the Dyadobacter pollutisoli genome harbors these coding sequences:
- the lysS gene encoding lysine--tRNA ligase yields MLLSEQEILRRQKREELMRLGIEPYPTEEFVVNTYAADIVKNYENNKIDYKHVTMAGRLMGFRIMGSAAFAEFQDSTGRVQLYFRRDDLCPGEDKTLYNTVFKKLLDIGDIIGVTGFVFTTQTGEISVHVQEFKILNKSLRPLPVVKRDEDGNVHDGFTDPELRYRQRYVDLIVNPEVRDIFIKRARIITTMRSYFDSKGWLEVETPVLQSIHGGAAARPFTTHHNALDVGLYLRIATELHLKRLIVGGFEGVYEFGKLFRNEGMDRTHNPEFTTVELYVAYKDYLWMMEMTEQVLEQVALAVNGTTKATFGDVELDFAGPYPRLSITDAIHQYTGLDVDASDEATIRAQCRAWGMEVNDSMGKGKLIDEIFGEKVESHIIQPTFIIDHPVEMSPLTKKHRTKKGMVERFELFVNGREIANAYSELNDPIEQRERFEDQLTLKERGDDEAMEMDDDFLRSLEYGMPPTSGIGIGIDRLTMLLTNNSSIQEVIFFPQMRPEKKAEIAKESDYVDAGVPAVWVPALQKMNILTIEQLKTASPNKIFNDLGGMRKKLKIEEKMPQLDDVKVWVG; encoded by the coding sequence ATGCTACTAAGCGAACAGGAAATATTAAGGCGTCAGAAGCGCGAAGAGTTAATGCGGCTGGGCATAGAGCCCTACCCGACAGAAGAGTTTGTGGTGAATACTTATGCCGCGGACATCGTTAAAAACTACGAGAACAATAAGATCGATTATAAACATGTGACCATGGCCGGCAGGCTTATGGGTTTTCGTATCATGGGAAGCGCCGCTTTTGCCGAGTTCCAGGATAGCACAGGCCGCGTACAATTGTACTTCCGCCGTGACGATCTTTGCCCGGGCGAAGACAAGACTCTTTACAATACCGTTTTCAAGAAGCTGCTCGACATTGGCGATATCATTGGCGTCACGGGATTTGTATTTACTACCCAAACCGGCGAAATTTCCGTACACGTTCAGGAATTTAAAATTTTAAATAAATCCCTTCGGCCTCTGCCTGTCGTTAAACGTGACGAAGATGGTAATGTGCATGACGGTTTTACCGATCCTGAACTGAGGTACCGCCAACGGTATGTGGACCTGATCGTGAATCCCGAAGTGCGTGATATCTTCATCAAACGTGCGAGGATTATCACCACCATGCGCTCTTACTTTGACTCAAAAGGCTGGCTGGAAGTAGAAACACCGGTATTGCAATCCATTCACGGAGGCGCTGCCGCCAGGCCATTCACGACGCATCACAATGCATTGGATGTGGGCTTATACCTGCGGATTGCTACTGAGCTGCACTTGAAAAGACTGATCGTCGGTGGATTTGAGGGGGTTTACGAATTTGGGAAACTGTTCCGTAATGAAGGAATGGACCGCACTCATAACCCTGAGTTCACGACGGTGGAACTGTATGTCGCATACAAAGACTATTTGTGGATGATGGAGATGACGGAGCAAGTTCTGGAACAGGTAGCTCTGGCTGTGAATGGAACTACAAAAGCAACTTTTGGCGATGTCGAACTTGATTTCGCAGGACCATATCCACGTTTGAGTATTACCGACGCCATACATCAATACACAGGGTTGGATGTGGATGCGTCCGACGAGGCTACTATACGTGCCCAGTGCCGTGCATGGGGCATGGAAGTGAATGATAGTATGGGTAAAGGCAAGCTTATCGACGAGATTTTTGGAGAAAAAGTTGAAAGTCACATCATACAGCCGACATTTATCATTGACCACCCTGTGGAAATGTCACCGCTTACGAAAAAGCACCGCACCAAAAAGGGAATGGTAGAACGTTTCGAGCTTTTTGTAAATGGTCGTGAAATCGCCAATGCATATTCCGAGTTGAATGACCCGATTGAGCAGCGTGAGCGATTTGAAGATCAGCTTACATTAAAGGAGCGCGGGGATGACGAGGCTATGGAAATGGATGATGATTTTCTCCGGTCACTGGAATACGGAATGCCGCCAACGTCAGGTATAGGTATCGGAATCGATAGGTTAACTATGCTTCTGACCAATAATTCCAGCATTCAGGAAGTCATTTTCTTCCCGCAAATGCGCCCGGAAAAGAAAGCAGAAATTGCAAAAGAATCAGATTACGTCGATGCAGGCGTACCAGCTGTTTGGGTGCCTGCTTTACAGAAAATGAATATATTAACGATAGAACAATTGAAGACAGCCAGCCCCAACAAGATTTTCAATGATCTGGGAGGGATGCGTAAAAAGCTGAAAATTGAAGAAAAAATGCCGCAGCTGGACGATGTTAAAGTCTGGGTAGGCTGA
- a CDS encoding cold-shock protein yields the protein MPTGTVKFFNEAKGYGFIVEDDTNRDIFVHVTGLGGLTIRENDQVEYEVVEGKKGLNAVQVKKI from the coding sequence ATGCCAACAGGTACTGTAAAATTTTTCAATGAAGCTAAGGGATACGGCTTCATCGTTGAAGACGACACAAACAGAGACATTTTTGTCCATGTGACAGGATTGGGAGGACTTACTATCCGTGAAAATGACCAAGTTGAATACGAAGTCGTTGAGGGTAAAAAAGGACTAAACGCTGTGCAGGTAAAAAAGATATAG